The Labilibaculum sp. sequence TTGGGTAAACTATTTTGATCTTTCACCTTACTATTTTTAAGAACCATGTTTACAAATTTTGGAAATGCGGTAACGGCTCTGCTTACAATAAAGTCAAATTTTTCTTTAACCTGTTGTACGCGAATGTGTTCTGCTTTTACGTTGTTCAGGTTTAATGCGTTTGCAACTTCAGTTACAACTTTTATCTTTTTTCCGATCGAGTCGATTAAATAAAAATTGCATTCAGGAAATAGAATAGCCAGGGGAATTCCGGGAAAACCACCACCTGTTCCCACATCCATTATCTTTGTGCCCGGGGTAAACTGAATCACCTTGGCTATTGCTAAAGAATGTAAAACGTGGTGTTCGTATAGTGAATCCATATCTTTTCTGGAGATAACATTAATTTGCTCATTCCAAAAAGTGTATAATTCGTTTAATCTGAAGAGTTTTTGTTCTTGCTCTTCAGTTAAATTGGGAAAGTATTTTTTGATGATTTCCATGCCAAATGTAAATTTAAACTTGGCAAATATAGGCTAAATTTTGAAGATGCGAATGAAAAAGAAGTGAGGATTCTGTTTAGTCTTTTTTCTTATCAATCTTTATCTCAGTATCTTTTAGGGTGTTGAAAAGTAATTCCCGAGCTCTAAATAATTGTGCTTTTACAGTGCCAATAGGCAGATTTAATTCTTTCGCAATTTCCTCATAGGAAAATTCTTCAAAATAACGCAGCTCAATTAATCTTCGGTAGCGTTCTTTTAATCGGCCTACCTCACTGCGCATTATTCGGGCTTTTTGGTCTCTAATAAACTCTTGTTCGGGATTTAGAGTATTTGATTCCAGAGATATGCTTCTTTCGTTTTCAGCGTCGTCTTTCCCATCAATAGAAATAGTATTGCCTTTCTTTTTCCGAAGAAAATCAATACAGTTGTTGGACGCAATTTTAAACAGCCAGGTGCTGAATGCATATTTTGGAGAATACTGTTTAATATTTCGAAATGCTTTCCCAAATGCCTCAAACGTTAAATCTTCTGCATCATTTTTATTGTTCACCATCTTTAATAGCATGAAGAAAATTGCGTCTTTGTATCTTTTAAAAAGCTCCTCATATGCTTTTTGAGTACCATTAATGGCAGATAAAACAAGCCTGTAGTCGTATTGAGCTTTTTCCGAGAGGTTAGGATTTATTTCCATTGGTTGCTTTTACTGAGGATGAAATTTGTACACAAAAAATATATTTTTGAAAATAACACAAAAATCTCATATAAGTACGAAGATAAAAATAATTTTTCTTCCTTTAAATATGTGGTACTTATTTTAAACAAGCTCCCAATTAGTATTATTCTTGTTAAATATATAATTGCGGCGAAAAAATATAAGTGTGTGAAGAATAATGCGTAAATGGTAACACTGTAAAAAATCATTTTACTGATTGGTTCCA is a genomic window containing:
- the rsmG gene encoding 16S rRNA (guanine(527)-N(7))-methyltransferase RsmG, producing MEIIKKYFPNLTEEQEQKLFRLNELYTFWNEQINVISRKDMDSLYEHHVLHSLAIAKVIQFTPGTKIMDVGTGGGFPGIPLAILFPECNFYLIDSIGKKIKVVTEVANALNLNNVKAEHIRVQQVKEKFDFIVSRAVTAFPKFVNMVLKNSKVKDQNSLPNGIIYLKGGDFENEISEYGSRISVYECSNYFSEEFFETKKIVHLDI
- a CDS encoding sigma-70 family RNA polymerase sigma factor, which translates into the protein MEINPNLSEKAQYDYRLVLSAINGTQKAYEELFKRYKDAIFFMLLKMVNNKNDAEDLTFEAFGKAFRNIKQYSPKYAFSTWLFKIASNNCIDFLRKKKGNTISIDGKDDAENERSISLESNTLNPEQEFIRDQKARIMRSEVGRLKERYRRLIELRYFEEFSYEEIAKELNLPIGTVKAQLFRARELLFNTLKDTEIKIDKKKD